A single window of Rhodococcus jostii RHA1 DNA harbors:
- a CDS encoding class I SAM-dependent methyltransferase: MATFNDYDAYASAYDADTENNVYNALYERPATLALVGDVAGSKVLDAGCGSGALSRALVAAGAAVTGVDLSTGLLAIARTRLGPDVPLIRADLNQQLPIRSSTFDVVVASLVMHYVHDWSRPLTEFRRVLVPGGCVVISTHHPFVDFRLAGEGDYLGTYEFTEEWVKSGETFHMKFWHRPLHAMFDAFSAAGFTVERVSEPRPGAAVRDRSPEHFDRLSREAPFIFFTLRVRESASASWRGRRDGGRASPRASPEEAG; this comes from the coding sequence GTGGCAACCTTCAACGACTACGACGCGTACGCGTCGGCGTATGACGCCGATACCGAGAACAACGTGTACAACGCGCTGTACGAGCGACCCGCGACGCTGGCGCTGGTCGGCGACGTCGCAGGCAGCAAAGTACTGGATGCGGGCTGCGGCAGCGGTGCGCTCTCACGCGCACTCGTCGCCGCCGGTGCTGCCGTCACCGGCGTCGATCTCAGCACGGGTCTGCTCGCGATCGCCCGGACGCGCCTCGGTCCCGATGTGCCGTTGATCCGGGCGGACCTCAACCAGCAGTTGCCCATCCGGTCATCGACCTTCGATGTCGTCGTCGCCTCGTTGGTCATGCACTACGTCCACGATTGGTCGAGACCGTTGACCGAGTTTCGCCGGGTACTCGTGCCCGGCGGGTGCGTCGTCATCTCGACCCATCACCCGTTCGTCGACTTCAGGCTTGCCGGGGAGGGCGACTATCTCGGAACGTACGAGTTCACCGAGGAATGGGTGAAGTCCGGCGAGACCTTCCACATGAAGTTCTGGCACAGGCCGTTGCACGCCATGTTCGACGCATTCAGCGCAGCAGGATTCACCGTCGAACGCGTTTCGGAGCCGCGACCCGGTGCGGCGGTGCGCGATCGCTCCCCCGAGCACTTCGATCGGCTCAGCCGTGAGGCACCGTTCATCTTCTTCACCCTGCGCGTCAGGGAAAGTGCATCAGCTTCCTGGCGAGGGCGAAGAGACGGCGGGCGAGCCTCACCACGGGCAAGCCCAGAGGAAGCAGGATGA
- a CDS encoding SRPBCC family protein, which translates to MITMPVVEQSVVIARPASEVWSFVTVAENWPSWEASTVECEQLTDGELGVGTRWRGVTRILGRRLDWVTEFVEYEPLEVATSKSVESKVGFTATTRLEEVDGGTLFTYRTDSESGLGGIFGKLADPIVAKAYSRTVRASLDNLADLLTIDG; encoded by the coding sequence ATGATCACCATGCCGGTTGTCGAGCAGTCCGTCGTCATCGCCCGTCCTGCGTCGGAAGTGTGGAGTTTTGTCACCGTCGCGGAGAACTGGCCGTCGTGGGAGGCGTCCACCGTTGAATGCGAGCAGCTCACCGACGGGGAACTCGGGGTGGGCACCCGGTGGCGCGGGGTAACCCGCATTCTGGGTAGGCGCCTCGACTGGGTGACCGAATTCGTCGAGTACGAGCCGTTGGAGGTGGCCACGTCCAAGTCGGTGGAGAGCAAGGTCGGCTTCACCGCGACGACGAGGCTCGAGGAAGTCGACGGCGGCACCCTGTTCACCTATCGGACCGACAGCGAAAGTGGCCTCGGAGGAATCTTCGGTAAGCTGGCTGACCCGATAGTCGCGAAGGCGTACTCACGGACGGTGCGGGCGAGCCTGGACAACCTCGCAGACCTGCTCACCATCGACGGCTGA
- a CDS encoding SRPBCC family protein, giving the protein MDRTDRASRTIAAPPATVYGALLDRESLEAWLPPDGMRGRVERWDPRPGGGFRMVLTYLDPADGPGKTSDATDVVNVGFADLLPPECVVQRAVFEADDPSYAGTMTMTWHLAAAGDGTEVTVTATDVPPGIDQAAHEAGIASSLANLASYVEGSG; this is encoded by the coding sequence ATGGACAGGACCGACCGCGCCAGCCGGACGATCGCGGCACCACCGGCGACTGTGTACGGCGCTCTCCTCGACCGGGAGTCCCTCGAGGCTTGGTTGCCGCCGGACGGCATGCGCGGACGGGTCGAGCGGTGGGATCCCCGGCCTGGTGGCGGGTTCCGGATGGTCCTGACCTACCTCGACCCCGCCGACGGCCCCGGAAAGACGTCAGATGCGACGGATGTCGTCAATGTCGGATTCGCCGACCTGTTGCCACCGGAATGCGTGGTGCAGCGGGCGGTGTTCGAAGCCGACGACCCCTCGTACGCGGGCACCATGACGATGACCTGGCACCTCGCCGCCGCCGGTGACGGAACCGAGGTGACCGTCACCGCCACGGACGTGCCACCCGGCATAGACCAAGCGGCACACGAGGCCGGGATCGCCTCCTCGCTGGCAAACCTGGCGTCGTACGTCGAAGGGTCCGGCTGA
- a CDS encoding DUF2332 domain-containing protein: protein MYRHFGEIDAETSPLYGRVAVALSESDEALRAIEAAPARKRHPKVILAALHDLALAGRAPALASAYADTDGDAAAGAAVDTLLRMTDSVVALAVRRKTRPDETGRSTVLYPAIAEAARRVGANAVGLIDVGCSAGLNLNVDRVGITYGNGQSLGDLSSPVQLSASIVGDRPVPARVMPEVVARIGVDLDPVDVTDADEARWLRACLWPDQPERIARLDAEMALAASAPPLLLHGDAVEVMPDAVARVPADALPVVTTTWALSRFPVESRLRFLDRLHEAAAGRPVAWVSVEGVGVAPTIPTLGDRHASGHSLIGLAVFDRSARPAEAIGRCWSRGRVLAWLADS from the coding sequence GTGTACCGACACTTCGGTGAGATCGACGCCGAAACGTCGCCGCTGTACGGGCGCGTCGCCGTCGCCCTGAGTGAGTCCGACGAGGCGCTGCGCGCCATCGAGGCGGCGCCCGCGCGCAAGCGACACCCGAAAGTGATCCTCGCCGCGCTGCACGACCTCGCCCTCGCCGGTCGCGCTCCCGCGCTTGCCTCGGCCTATGCCGATACGGACGGCGACGCTGCCGCCGGCGCGGCGGTCGACACGCTGCTGCGGATGACCGACTCGGTCGTGGCTCTCGCCGTGCGCCGGAAGACGCGGCCCGACGAGACCGGACGCAGCACCGTGCTGTATCCGGCCATTGCCGAGGCGGCGCGCCGGGTCGGCGCGAATGCGGTGGGGCTGATCGACGTGGGCTGTTCGGCTGGGCTCAACCTCAATGTCGACCGTGTGGGCATCACTTACGGCAACGGACAGTCGCTTGGCGACCTGTCCTCTCCCGTGCAGCTGTCGGCTTCGATCGTGGGAGACCGGCCCGTCCCGGCGCGGGTGATGCCCGAGGTCGTCGCCCGGATCGGCGTCGACCTCGATCCGGTCGACGTGACCGACGCGGACGAGGCCCGATGGTTGCGCGCCTGCCTGTGGCCGGATCAGCCGGAGCGGATCGCGAGGCTCGACGCGGAGATGGCGTTGGCGGCGTCGGCCCCTCCGCTGCTGCTGCACGGCGACGCCGTCGAGGTGATGCCCGACGCCGTCGCCCGGGTGCCCGCGGACGCCCTGCCTGTCGTCACCACGACGTGGGCGCTGTCGCGTTTCCCGGTCGAGAGTCGCCTGCGCTTCCTGGACCGCCTACACGAAGCGGCAGCCGGCCGGCCGGTGGCGTGGGTGTCAGTGGAGGGAGTCGGAGTCGCACCGACGATACCCACGCTCGGCGATCGCCACGCCTCTGGGCACAGCCTCATCGGCCTGGCCGTGTTCGACCGGTCGGCTCGGCCTGCCGAGGCTATCGGCCGCTGCTGGTCGCGGGGCCGCGTGCTGGCGTGGCTGGCAGACTCCTGA
- a CDS encoding TetR/AcrR family transcriptional regulator, producing the protein MATVDYDSADPGGSGTRRYRSPLRRMQAAQTRAVVLEAATRLFAEHGWVGTGMRDVAQASAVSVETVYTTFGSKAHLLKAALEVAIVGDDAQVPLADRPVYMAIGTGRTTGDRIETGARMIARINERIYRLAVAIRQGATADATLAAVAADLEGQRRRSVADVAHLITGHHADAGQVDELWVQTGDQVYALLVDECGWSRDRYESWLIDRIEEILDRPV; encoded by the coding sequence ATGGCGACGGTCGACTACGACTCGGCGGATCCGGGCGGATCCGGGACCCGCCGTTACCGCTCTCCGCTGCGTCGGATGCAGGCAGCTCAGACGCGGGCGGTCGTGCTGGAGGCCGCCACCCGGCTGTTCGCCGAGCACGGCTGGGTCGGCACCGGCATGAGGGATGTCGCACAGGCCTCGGCGGTCTCCGTCGAAACCGTCTACACGACGTTCGGATCCAAGGCCCACCTGTTGAAGGCGGCGCTGGAGGTCGCCATCGTCGGCGACGACGCACAGGTGCCATTGGCCGACCGGCCCGTCTACATGGCGATCGGTACGGGGCGCACGACCGGCGACCGCATCGAGACGGGTGCGCGCATGATCGCCAGGATCAACGAGCGCATCTACCGCCTGGCCGTGGCGATCCGTCAGGGTGCGACGGCGGATGCCACGCTCGCAGCGGTGGCCGCCGACCTGGAGGGCCAGCGCAGGCGTTCGGTCGCCGACGTCGCACACCTCATCACGGGCCATCACGCCGATGCCGGTCAGGTCGACGAACTGTGGGTCCAGACCGGCGACCAGGTCTACGCCCTGCTCGTGGACGAATGCGGTTGGAGTCGCGACCGTTACGAGTCATGGTTGATCGACCGCATCGAAGAAATCCTCGACCGCCCGGTGTGA
- a CDS encoding VOC family protein — protein MLRGLTTVNFYADDLTAAQAWYTELLGVEPYFVRALEGAPAYIEFRLGDYQHELGIIDSRFATPDRSRGAENTMTYWHVDDLDASVERLLSLGATLHGKPVEHGPGFVTASVADPFGNILGVMFNQHYLDILAAKAGA, from the coding sequence ATGTTGCGAGGACTCACCACCGTCAACTTCTACGCCGACGACCTCACGGCCGCCCAGGCCTGGTACACCGAACTGCTCGGAGTCGAGCCGTATTTCGTGCGCGCGCTGGAGGGGGCACCCGCCTACATCGAGTTCCGGCTCGGCGACTACCAGCACGAACTCGGCATCATCGACAGCAGATTCGCAACGCCCGACCGGTCACGCGGTGCCGAGAACACGATGACCTACTGGCACGTCGACGATCTGGACGCGAGCGTCGAGCGGCTGCTGTCGCTGGGTGCCACCCTGCACGGCAAGCCGGTCGAACACGGGCCCGGATTCGTCACCGCATCCGTGGCCGACCCGTTCGGGAACATCCTCGGCGTGATGTTCAACCAGCACTACCTGGACATTCTGGCTGCGAAGGCAGGCGCGTGA
- a CDS encoding serine/threonine-protein kinase has translation MYERTDLVESAERTRTALATVVARFSEAWGSGSPPDLSAFLPREPAERRSILIELIKIDLEYRWVRHCFPKRLTEYRAEFAELQEGPLPADLVYEEFHALRRSAHGVDTATMAAEAATMAGGPDLDELTSDYCSTMIARPLAQVVLGNIDVGDRVDDFDLLMRIGSGAFAQVYLARQQSMQRLVAVKISHNHGIEPQTLAQLDHEYIVRIFDQRLIADGELKLLYMQYLPGGTLLDVVHLLRSTPPEHRSGQLLLDAVDGVLAAKGEVRPSESAVRARASALTWPETVAWLGCRLADALQHASERGVLHRDIKPANVLLSAEGIPKLADFNVSASNRIKGTSPLAYFGGSLAYMSPEQLEACHPGSPATAADLDTRSDIFALAVMLWELLTGRRPFADETSAGESETSLARMLELRRSPVEAKFLSELPPDCPMALRRVLLKCLSPDRDDRYPSGSELAQQLDLCLEERSRDLVYPPPNSWRARLSRSPTPILWSSSLVGIGLATIYLAVHLQELLNERLSDATYAKLYTSTIVFNLCAWPLAVLIYAYMSRDLLAVPRGLRKGRRYDEAVLARVRSRTLVWGDMCALNTFVFAVCASVAGVMFLRWFTDLPARLMVHAATTVLVAGTISVAYTFFLSTFYVVRCVYPIYLRHGLTTAHDTVVLRGLRRRTTVYLAVTASVPLVGVLAGFSTLEPAELPLVRDSVLGLCAASGLAFVAVYWLYRKLDADVRALERVV, from the coding sequence ATGTACGAGCGGACCGATCTGGTCGAATCAGCCGAACGAACCCGCACAGCGCTTGCCACCGTCGTGGCACGGTTTTCCGAGGCTTGGGGGTCCGGGTCCCCGCCTGACCTGTCCGCGTTCCTACCCCGCGAACCGGCGGAGCGGCGTTCGATACTGATCGAACTGATCAAGATCGACCTCGAATACCGCTGGGTTCGTCACTGCTTCCCCAAACGACTGACCGAATACCGTGCGGAGTTCGCGGAGTTGCAGGAGGGTCCGCTTCCTGCCGACCTGGTCTACGAGGAATTCCACGCCCTGCGCCGAAGTGCGCACGGAGTCGATACGGCAACCATGGCCGCCGAGGCGGCGACCATGGCGGGTGGCCCCGACCTCGACGAGCTCACGAGTGACTACTGCAGCACGATGATTGCCCGTCCATTGGCGCAAGTTGTTCTGGGCAACATCGATGTCGGCGACCGTGTCGACGATTTCGACCTTCTGATGAGGATCGGGTCCGGCGCCTTCGCCCAGGTATATCTGGCTCGGCAACAATCGATGCAACGCCTGGTCGCGGTCAAGATTTCCCATAACCACGGCATCGAGCCGCAGACACTCGCCCAACTGGACCACGAATACATCGTGCGGATCTTCGACCAGCGACTGATCGCCGACGGCGAACTGAAGCTGCTCTACATGCAGTACCTACCGGGGGGAACGCTGCTCGACGTGGTGCACCTACTGCGCTCGACGCCTCCGGAACACCGCAGTGGTCAACTACTGCTCGATGCCGTCGACGGGGTCCTTGCCGCCAAGGGTGAGGTTCGGCCCAGCGAATCCGCCGTTCGCGCACGGGCCTCCGCACTGACGTGGCCGGAGACTGTGGCTTGGCTGGGCTGCCGACTCGCGGACGCGCTTCAGCACGCATCCGAGCGGGGAGTGTTGCATCGAGACATCAAACCCGCGAACGTGCTGCTGAGCGCCGAGGGAATTCCGAAGTTGGCCGATTTCAACGTCAGCGCCAGCAATCGCATCAAGGGCACGAGTCCGCTGGCCTACTTCGGCGGGTCGCTGGCGTACATGTCGCCCGAACAGCTCGAAGCCTGCCATCCGGGCTCGCCGGCGACCGCCGCCGACCTCGACACGCGAAGCGACATCTTCGCGCTCGCTGTCATGCTGTGGGAGTTGCTCACGGGACGCCGTCCCTTCGCGGACGAAACCTCCGCCGGCGAGTCGGAGACGTCGCTGGCCCGCATGCTCGAGCTGCGGCGCAGCCCCGTCGAGGCGAAATTCCTGTCGGAGCTTCCGCCGGATTGCCCGATGGCGTTGCGCCGCGTGCTTCTGAAGTGCCTGTCGCCCGACCGCGACGATCGCTACCCGTCCGGTTCGGAACTGGCCCAGCAGCTCGACCTGTGCCTCGAGGAGCGGTCCCGCGACCTGGTCTATCCGCCCCCGAACAGCTGGCGGGCGCGACTGTCCCGATCGCCCACCCCCATTCTGTGGTCGTCCTCGCTGGTCGGCATCGGCCTGGCCACCATCTACCTCGCCGTGCACCTCCAGGAACTGCTCAACGAGCGCCTGTCCGATGCCACGTACGCGAAGCTCTACACGAGCACGATCGTTTTCAACCTCTGTGCCTGGCCGCTGGCGGTTCTCATCTACGCCTATATGTCGCGTGATCTGCTCGCGGTTCCTCGCGGCTTACGCAAGGGCAGACGCTACGACGAGGCCGTCCTCGCGCGGGTGCGGTCGCGAACACTGGTCTGGGGCGATATGTGTGCCCTGAACACGTTCGTGTTTGCGGTCTGCGCATCCGTGGCGGGGGTGATGTTCCTTCGCTGGTTCACGGACCTTCCGGCCCGGCTGATGGTCCATGCGGCGACGACTGTTCTGGTGGCGGGCACCATCTCCGTTGCGTACACGTTCTTTCTGTCGACGTTCTACGTCGTTCGCTGCGTCTATCCCATCTATCTGCGCCACGGCCTCACGACTGCGCACGACACCGTCGTTCTTCGCGGGCTGCGCCGAAGAACGACGGTCTACCTGGCGGTGACGGCGTCCGTGCCACTGGTCGGGGTGCTGGCCGGATTCAGCACCCTCGAACCCGCGGAGCTTCCTCTCGTGCGCGACTCGGTCCTGGGGTTGTGCGCGGCCTCCGGGCTCGCATTCGTCGCCGTGTATTGGTTGTACCGGAAACTCGATGCCGACGTGCGCGCGCTGGAGCGAGTGGTCTAG
- a CDS encoding maleylpyruvate isomerase family mycothiol-dependent enzyme has translation MEDGWSMVHAERVALVDDRGSLDAARWDEPSLGGEWTVHDVVAHLVDTARTTRLGFMVGLARARFDFDRQNARGVERERGASPQETLARLRRVASRTSTPPAPLDSRLVEEIVHGEDIRRPLGLTRSYPAEAVDRSLRLQTRTPASFGGARELVARVRLTAADTEVSIGEGPEVSGTALSLLLAVSGRRVALDDLDGPGVEVPAAAI, from the coding sequence GTGGAAGATGGCTGGTCGATGGTGCACGCGGAGCGTGTGGCGCTGGTCGACGACCGCGGGAGTCTCGACGCGGCGCGGTGGGACGAGCCGTCGCTCGGCGGCGAGTGGACGGTGCACGACGTGGTCGCCCACCTGGTCGACACGGCTCGGACGACGCGCCTCGGTTTCATGGTCGGTCTCGCCCGGGCGCGGTTCGACTTCGACCGCCAGAATGCCCGCGGTGTCGAACGCGAGCGCGGTGCCTCACCGCAGGAGACGTTGGCTCGGCTTCGTCGGGTGGCGTCGCGGACGTCGACGCCTCCGGCCCCCCTCGACAGCCGGCTCGTCGAGGAGATCGTCCACGGTGAGGACATCCGTCGGCCCTTGGGACTCACCCGCTCCTACCCGGCGGAGGCCGTCGACAGATCGCTCCGCCTGCAGACGCGCACCCCGGCGTCCTTCGGCGGTGCCAGAGAACTCGTGGCCCGCGTCCGGCTGACCGCAGCGGACACCGAGGTGTCGATCGGAGAGGGCCCCGAGGTGAGCGGCACCGCCCTGTCGCTTCTCCTGGCCGTCTCCGGTCGGAGGGTGGCGCTGGACGACCTCGACGGACCGGGAGTCGAGGTCCCCGCGGCGGCGATCTGA
- a CDS encoding hemerythrin domain-containing protein yields the protein MTTDTRPPADTRIMRIVHSALRRDIARAVQVLRTPPPPARTQRVALADHLVWMMHFLHLHHSGEDRGLWPLVRELNPAAGALLDVMDADHARIGPELERVAAAAVEYRAHPAAREDLSRSLTALEQVLLPHLQREEDEMMPVVARTLTRRQWDDVEQQVFIASKTKRELGIEAHWIVDGVDREDYDVTVRKVDPATRFMLIHAFKRPYRRACAARWGADLDVSPRLHQPPRTQGSAELWIDVPARQLYDAVADVTRISERSPECRGCAWLPGRPPGTVGARFRGHNRAHHMRWSRVCEVTAADPGRTFAFHTVSDRRNPLYHDSTTWSYTFRADGDGTRVTHSYRIDVLPYRPLLPLYTRLQPQHRDMRPQMRQNLEALRQQAHAGARTGPPLPRTA from the coding sequence ATGACAACCGACACTCGGCCTCCCGCCGACACTCGTATCATGCGCATCGTCCACAGCGCACTGCGCCGTGATATCGCCCGCGCCGTTCAGGTGCTGCGCACACCACCTCCGCCCGCGCGGACCCAGCGGGTCGCACTCGCCGATCACCTCGTGTGGATGATGCATTTCCTGCACCTGCACCACAGCGGCGAGGACCGTGGGCTGTGGCCGCTGGTCCGCGAGTTGAACCCGGCCGCCGGAGCACTGCTCGACGTGATGGACGCCGACCATGCGCGAATCGGCCCCGAGTTGGAGCGGGTCGCCGCCGCGGCGGTCGAATACCGTGCGCATCCGGCTGCCCGAGAAGACCTTTCGCGTTCCCTCACGGCTCTCGAACAGGTTCTGCTGCCGCATCTGCAGCGCGAAGAGGACGAGATGATGCCGGTCGTCGCCCGCACCCTGACCCGTCGTCAGTGGGACGACGTGGAGCAGCAGGTGTTCATCGCTTCGAAGACCAAGCGGGAGCTGGGGATCGAAGCTCACTGGATCGTCGACGGTGTCGACCGGGAAGACTACGACGTCACCGTCCGCAAGGTCGATCCGGCCACCCGGTTCATGCTGATCCATGCGTTCAAGCGACCATATCGGCGGGCGTGCGCCGCCCGGTGGGGTGCCGACCTCGACGTGAGCCCCCGGCTCCACCAGCCACCCCGCACCCAGGGCTCGGCAGAACTGTGGATCGACGTCCCGGCACGGCAGCTGTACGACGCGGTCGCCGACGTCACCCGAATCAGCGAACGCAGCCCCGAGTGCCGCGGCTGCGCGTGGCTACCGGGACGGCCGCCGGGGACCGTGGGCGCCCGATTCCGGGGGCACAACCGTGCACATCACATGCGCTGGTCCCGGGTCTGCGAGGTGACCGCCGCCGATCCGGGCAGGACGTTCGCATTCCACACGGTGTCGGATCGGCGCAACCCGCTGTACCACGACTCGACCACCTGGTCATACACCTTCCGAGCGGACGGCGACGGGACCCGGGTGACGCACTCGTATCGGATCGACGTCTTGCCGTACCGCCCGCTGCTCCCGCTCTACACACGCCTGCAGCCGCAGCACCGGGACATGCGGCCGCAGATGCGGCAGAATCTGGAGGCGCTGCGGCAGCAGGCGCACGCCGGTGCGCGTACAGGGCCGCCCCTGCCCCGAACGGCGTAA
- a CDS encoding MCE family protein, with protein sequence MSNTTSVVGRRVLGLVFFLVLALYLALSVGMFDKRFTRVVKVDLVTDTAGNALPPDADVKVRGLIVGEVRSASSQEDEVTLALAIQPDKAPLIPSDARARLLPKTLFGERYVSLIVPEGDTAPPIQAGDTLRQDKSGSAVEVGQVLDGLLPLLQAIPPQDLANTLGALSQGLSGRGAELGLTLDRLEEIFGGLNTELPAIQEDLRGLADFSQTYSEAAPDLVDALDNLRTTGNTVVEKQGEISTLLASLTGTSSSTADLLQTNAESIVSIAADSREALQLLGRYSPSFGCTLADFVKAEPIARELLALDDPYPGGRGSVQFINPKGRYLPNQDEPRLLDDRGPACYDNVTAPGGNFPQYPGGSFNDGSYQVPSRNPGPSTIEYFPAPAGVPEQVPGYGSQIMPASYAGSKMEQDTLDVVYGEAGGMAPENVPSWTTLVGAPTMRGTDVSFR encoded by the coding sequence ATGAGCAACACGACATCTGTCGTGGGTCGACGGGTGCTGGGGCTGGTGTTCTTCCTCGTCCTCGCGTTGTACCTGGCACTCTCCGTCGGGATGTTCGACAAGCGGTTCACCAGGGTCGTCAAGGTCGACCTCGTCACCGATACCGCCGGAAATGCCCTGCCTCCAGATGCAGACGTGAAGGTCCGAGGCCTCATCGTCGGCGAGGTGCGCTCCGCGTCCTCCCAGGAGGACGAGGTCACCCTGGCTCTCGCGATCCAGCCGGACAAGGCGCCGCTGATTCCGTCCGACGCGAGGGCGCGGTTGCTGCCCAAGACGCTGTTCGGTGAGCGGTATGTGTCGCTGATCGTTCCCGAGGGCGACACTGCTCCGCCGATCCAGGCCGGCGACACGCTGCGTCAGGACAAGAGTGGCAGCGCCGTCGAGGTCGGTCAGGTTCTGGACGGTCTGCTGCCGCTGCTGCAGGCGATTCCGCCGCAGGACCTGGCGAACACGCTCGGCGCGCTGTCCCAGGGACTGAGCGGCCGCGGCGCCGAACTCGGCCTGACACTCGACCGTCTCGAGGAGATCTTCGGCGGGCTGAACACCGAACTTCCTGCCATCCAGGAGGATCTGCGCGGTCTGGCGGACTTCTCGCAGACGTATTCCGAGGCGGCACCCGACCTGGTCGACGCCCTCGACAACCTGCGTACCACCGGAAACACCGTGGTGGAGAAGCAGGGCGAGATCTCCACGTTGCTGGCGTCGCTGACCGGAACGAGTTCGTCCACCGCGGATCTCCTGCAGACCAACGCCGAATCGATCGTCAGCATCGCCGCCGATTCGCGTGAGGCGCTGCAGCTCCTCGGCCGCTACTCGCCGAGCTTCGGTTGCACTCTGGCGGACTTCGTGAAGGCCGAACCGATAGCCCGAGAACTGCTCGCCCTGGACGATCCCTATCCCGGCGGTCGTGGTTCTGTTCAGTTCATCAACCCGAAAGGTCGCTACCTGCCCAACCAGGACGAGCCGCGCCTGCTCGACGACCGCGGACCGGCTTGCTACGACAACGTCACCGCACCGGGCGGGAACTTCCCGCAGTACCCGGGCGGATCGTTCAACGACGGCTCGTACCAGGTTCCGTCGCGAAATCCCGGCCCGTCGACCATCGAATACTTCCCGGCGCCCGCCGGCGTCCCCGAACAGGTCCCGGGGTACGGATCCCAGATCATGCCCGCAAGTTACGCGGGTTCGAAGATGGAGCAGGACACGCTGGACGTCGTCTACGGCGAGGCCGGGGGCATGGCGCCGGAAAACGTGCCGAGCTGGACGACACTCGTGGGCGCCCCGACCATGAGGGGAACCGACGTGTCCTTCAGATGA
- a CDS encoding MTH1187 family thiamine-binding protein, giving the protein MLVAFSVSPMGGDSDSVGAAVAAAVRVVRESGLSNETTSMFTTVEGEWDEVMAVVKRATDVLLEQFPRVSLVLKADIRPGRSDQLRAKVETVERYLTD; this is encoded by the coding sequence ATGCTGGTGGCATTCAGCGTCAGCCCGATGGGCGGGGACTCCGACAGCGTCGGTGCCGCGGTCGCAGCGGCCGTGCGGGTGGTCCGCGAATCCGGACTGTCCAACGAGACCACGTCGATGTTCACCACCGTCGAGGGCGAGTGGGACGAGGTGATGGCCGTCGTGAAGCGTGCAACGGACGTTCTGCTGGAACAGTTTCCGCGGGTCAGTCTGGTTCTCAAAGCGGATATCCGGCCGGGTCGAAGCGATCAGCTGCGAGCGAAGGTCGAGACGGTCGAGCGCTACCTGACCGACTGA
- a CDS encoding helix-turn-helix transcriptional regulator — translation MRADRLVATLLLMQARGRVTAAEVADELDVSVATARRDLEALSAAGIPVYPQSGRGGGWSLVGGARTDLSGLSATEAQALFLLVGPAAAVSGEAKAALRKLVRALPQTFRADAEAAATATMIDPTRWGERDRRRPEMVDLLQAAVIRRRKVRLIYTNSARQRSERLVDPWGLVDKDDIWYLLAGTERGQRTFRVDRIVHAESTEQPGERPDDFTLAAAWEEVVGEVEQRRSTTWATVLIDARFVPILRDHFGRHCHPEGEDDDGRARVRLAAPTPLDIARNLAGWGSMVEVLEPRSVRAELARIGTELAHHYAGEHGEAG, via the coding sequence ATGCGCGCTGACCGACTCGTCGCCACCCTCCTGCTGATGCAGGCCCGGGGTCGAGTGACCGCCGCCGAGGTGGCGGACGAACTGGACGTGTCCGTCGCGACCGCTCGCCGCGACCTGGAGGCGTTGTCCGCTGCGGGGATCCCGGTGTACCCGCAGTCCGGGCGCGGCGGTGGGTGGTCGCTCGTGGGCGGCGCTCGCACTGACCTCAGCGGGTTGTCCGCGACCGAGGCGCAGGCACTGTTCCTGCTGGTCGGCCCCGCGGCCGCCGTCTCGGGCGAGGCCAAGGCCGCGCTGCGCAAACTCGTGCGGGCACTGCCGCAGACCTTCCGGGCCGACGCCGAGGCCGCCGCCACTGCCACCATGATCGATCCCACCCGGTGGGGCGAACGCGATCGCCGCAGGCCCGAGATGGTCGACCTGCTGCAGGCCGCCGTGATCCGGCGCCGGAAAGTCCGCCTGATCTACACGAACAGCGCCCGGCAACGGTCCGAGCGGCTCGTCGACCCGTGGGGTCTCGTCGACAAGGACGACATCTGGTATCTCCTGGCCGGGACCGAACGGGGGCAGCGGACCTTCCGGGTCGACCGGATCGTCCACGCCGAATCGACGGAGCAGCCCGGCGAGCGCCCCGACGACTTCACACTCGCCGCAGCGTGGGAAGAAGTGGTCGGCGAGGTGGAACAGCGGCGCTCGACGACCTGGGCGACCGTGCTCATCGACGCCAGGTTCGTGCCGATCCTGCGCGATCACTTCGGGCGGCACTGCCACCCCGAGGGTGAGGACGACGACGGTCGCGCGCGGGTCCGTCTCGCCGCACCGACCCCGTTGGACATCGCCCGGAACCTCGCCGGCTGGGGTTCGATGGTCGAGGTACTCGAACCGCGATCGGTCCGGGCCGAGCTGGCCCGGATCGGCACGGAACTCGCCCACCACTATGCCGGCGAACACGGTGAGGCCGGATGA